The DNA segment TGTCACTTGCATTGAAAATGGTCGAGAAATGGTGATGCTGTTGTTTGTCAACAATAACGGTATACGTATCGTTGGTAGATTGAAGGTATAATACGACGTAATCGTTATCTGATTCCCTGTGCGATCCAACACAATTGACGGTGTACCTACCAACCCCACAAAATTCGGTTTGACACCATTATCTATAATCTCCTGGTTTGTGGCATTTGGATGCCGTACAGCATAACTCA comes from the Ardenticatena maritima genome and includes:
- a CDS encoding TadE/TadG family type IV pilus assembly protein yields the protein MARIQSKWKQEKGQSLTEFALSLPLLVVTLVGFVAMSYAFYAWIVMYHATTEGVSYAVRHPNATNQEIIDNGVKPNFVGLVGTPSIVLDRTGNQITITSYYTFNLPTIRIPLLLTNNSITISRPFSMQVTSIGFY